The DNA segment TATGGGCGTTGGTTTTTCTTGCTGCTCTATTAAATGTTGCATAATTCGTTTTTTTAACTCCGACTCATCAACACAACCAATGCTCCATTCCGGTTCTGTTGCTAAAATTGCAGAACGACCCAACAGAATAAATTTGCACTGATATTTTCGAGCCAAATAAATAATACATTCCGATGTGATTCCTCTGCCACCACCACTGACAACAACGACAGATGATGAATTTAGTTTAGTATGAGTATTCATGATGAGAATTAAGTAATTGCCAGTTTTTATTTATCGACTACAACTGTTAAATGAAACGAGTAATAATATCATGTTCGTCCAAATTCAAATAATATCTGTGGCGCTTGGTAGTTGGTAATGGGTAATAGTGAAAAATACCTGTTAGCTATTACCCCACATCAAACCAAATTATATGTAATTAGCCGAACTTGATATAATCTATTGCTAATGGACAAAATTTAACTGGAGTTTAGTTGAGATTATTTTCCTAAACTCCTGACAATTTAAACTCCTAAATCAGCCAATTCACAAGTCAAAGTAACACGACCTTTTGTGGTATAGCCCACTTCTTGAATTAAGGCATTGGGATCATGTAGTTCTGCCAGAATAATTTGAGCAGTAGTAGCTGCATCTAAATCAGGGCTAATATCAAGGGAACGACAAAATACAGCAGGCCACTCTAAATTTAAGGTTTTGGTTAATCCAAATAATCCGCCACTAACTGCACTAAAATCCTGTTGTCCACTTAATCCAAACTCTCCATCTAAATGAGCCAAAGTCAGAAAACTGCTCCTTCCTTGGTTTGCCGCTTGAGTGAGGCTAGATTTGAGATGTTTGGCTAATAAAAATACTTGCTTAAGAATTGCCTTATCAGGATTTACTAGAGTATCTGGTTGATTGTAAAGGTACTGGCTGATAGGGTGTAAATGGATAAAAGTGCCAATCAAACCGTAGGTCTGGAAAATCCCTGCTAATTGATCTTGTAAATGTTCTTCGCTCAAATTGGTCAGAATTACTCGGTGAACTGTAGCAGGAAGGATAGGACGCTTAGGAACTAAAGAATTTGGGAAACTGAGAACTATAACCTGCCATCCGCGATCGCTTAAACATTGAGCCACTTCAGTCGTGGTTGATGAACCATCGTCGGTTAATAAACAAGTTTGGTAAGGAGTGTTAGGAACATTCCAAAAATCAGGGGCGGGTAAAGACATCAGTTTCACCTGGTAACGTCCAATCTCTCCATGACTCCGAGGATTCGGAGCCACATTAACTAAGCTATTTTTTTTCTGCCACCATGATTTGTCCTGCCAAATATTGGACAATTTGTGCCAGGGTACGCTTTTCCGCCAGTTCTTCGGGGCTAAGTTTGGGTAACTGAGGAAAAGATTCATGTAGAGTTCCCATAATTTCTACACGCTTGATGGAGTCCACGCCTAAATCCGCTTCTAAATCCATCTCTAATTCCAACATTTCTGTAGGATAACCAGTTTTATCACTGACAACCTCCATTAATGCTCGGCTAATGTAACTTTCACTAGCCGCAGGAGAAGCAGTTTCAGTGACAACTAATGTGGGTTGAGGAGTAGGGGCAGAATAACGAGGCTCTAAATAGTTGGCAATATGGGAGATATGAACGGGTTCAGCTACAGGTGCAGGAGTTACCTTGGGAGATTCCACTACAGGTGCAACAGGGGTCTTGGGAAGTTCTACCACAGAAGCGACGGGTGTCTGGGGAAGTTCCACCACTGGTGCTGGGACAACAACTGTTTGCTCCGCAATAGCAGAGGTTGAACCTTGAGGAATAAGAACTTCCTGTTGTTGCAGTAATTGTAGAAATGCTTGAAAACTCTGGGATTGAGTCTTCACGTATTGTTCGTGAACCTGTAGCATTTCTTTTTGATGTTGATAAAACTGTTGGAAAAGATAGGCGACAGTATTATGAGTAGAGTTATTCATGGTATTTGTTTCGTCCTTAGAGATAATAAGTTGGTAATCAGATTGATGGTAAATTTCTCCTAGAGATACCGACTCTTCCATCACAGAGACGGGGGTAATGGCAATCTCATCATTTGATGAAGCCACTAAAGGTTGAGCAGGGGAATCTGAAACAACAGTTGCTGCATCAGAAGCAACCTGATCAAGAGGGGTGGAAGCTAGCTGCACTACAGGCTCAGGTTTGAAAGCAAATTCAAAGGCAGCTTTTGTTTTGTCACTGATGTAGTTGGTGGCATTGAGCTTAATAGATAATCCTTTAGATTTGCTTTTTTGAGCAGGCAATTTTCGGGGAGAAGCATCAAGATCCTCCAGGGACAATCCCATTACTCGTAGTTGGATGACTCCTTGACGCAGTTGGACATCACTGTCTTTTTGGCGACTGGGGTTGAGGGCAATGGCTATATGGGGGCGATCGCCTAATGTCTGCTTAACTAAGTTGGTGAGAATTTGTCGGGGGCCAATTTCAACAAAGCAATATCCTCCTTGGGCGTAAAGATTTTCGATTTCCTGTGCAAACTGAACGGCATTTAAAAGATGGGCTTCCAACAGTTGCCTGATGGCAGTTGCCTCCGTCGGATAGGCGTTACCCGTCATGTTTGCATAGACAGGAATTTGAGGAGTATTAAAGGTCACCCGATTGAGCGCCTCTGCAAAGGGTTGACTTGCATGGCGAACAAAGGGGGTGTGAAAAGCAGCAGAAACAGTTAAAGGAGTAACAGTGTAGCCCTGTTTGCTTAATACTTTCTCTAGGGCGGCAATTTCGGGTTTAGAACCAGACAGTACTACTTGTTCTGGAGCATTATAATTAGCAATCTGCACCTTAGTCATACCGGCGATCAGTTGCTTAATTTTTGCCACATCACCACTGACGGCCAACATCGTACCGCGATCGCAATCATGAGACCCTTGGGGAATAGTCATGGCTTGCCCCCTGGCTTTGATCAGGTAACAATAATCCTCATCACTAAACACCCCAGCCGCCCAAAGTGCAGTTAATTCCCCAAAGCTATGACCAGCCACAAAATCGGGCTTAAATCCTACTTTCTGCAAGATTTTATACAATCCCAGGCTCAAGGCTCCAATGGCAGGTTGAGCGTTTTCTGTGCGCTGTAATTGTTGGGACTGTTGCTTGATTGTTTCTGGGCTAAAGGCAGGAATTGGAAAGACTACATCAGACAAAGCTGGCAAGTTATCCTGAGCCATCAACTGATCCAGAGCTTGATAAGCTTGTTGTATCTCTGGGAAGTTCAAGCTAATTTCTCGCCCCATGTTCAGATATTGCGACCCTTGACCGGGGAACAAAGCTACAACTTTACCCTTGAGAGATAAACCAGTTTGGCGGTAGTAAATCCCTTGGGGATGTTCCCAGGCAAAAGCCTGGGGCTGTATTTGCAGTTGTTTAATCGCTGCTTTTAGTAATTTTT comes from the Nostoc sp. PCC 7120 = FACHB-418 genome and includes:
- a CDS encoding type I polyketide synthase, whose amino-acid sequence is MDTQQKTLKNSALQQTPIAIIGMSALFAKAENLQQYWDNILARINGISEVPETAWSLKDYYDPDPSTPDKTYARAGGFLPEIDFDPLEFGLPPDTLEALDSANLLALVLAKQALKDAGYSEGKEFNRETTGVILGASGLWKSITPLTARLQYPVWEKVLKNSGLSAEQTEKIIEKMQAAFVPWTENSFPGMLPNVVAGRITNRLDLGGTNCVVDAACASSLSALKMAISELIEGRCDMMLTGGFDTDNSILNYMCFSKTPAFSKKDYLNPFDATSDGMMVGEGLGMLVIKRLADAERDGDRIYAVIKGIGTASDGRYKSIYAPRVEGQVRALRRAYEDAGFSPATLGLMEAHGTGTPAGDFCEFTALNQVLTENQAGKQQIALGSVKSQIGHTKAAAGAASLIKATLALHHKILPPTINVTQPNPKFKIEESPFYINTETRPWIQNGDIPRRAGVSSFGFGGTDYHVVLEEYTPTLPQGGDRIHSTAQSILLWADTPQQLSQKCQATLEQLQSDNGGEQYNQLQNHSKTALIPETSARVGFVATSLEEAQKLLKAAIKQLQIQPQAFAWEHPQGIYYRQTGLSLKGKVVALFPGQGSQYLNMGREISLNFPEIQQAYQALDQLMAQDNLPALSDVVFPIPAFSPETIKQQSQQLQRTENAQPAIGALSLGLYKILQKVGFKPDFVAGHSFGELTALWAAGVFSDEDYCYLIKARGQAMTIPQGSHDCDRGTMLAVSGDVAKIKQLIAGMTKVQIANYNAPEQVVLSGSKPEIAALEKVLSKQGYTVTPLTVSAAFHTPFVRHASQPFAEALNRVTFNTPQIPVYANMTGNAYPTEATAIRQLLEAHLLNAVQFAQEIENLYAQGGYCFVEIGPRQILTNLVKQTLGDRPHIAIALNPSRQKDSDVQLRQGVIQLRVMGLSLEDLDASPRKLPAQKSKSKGLSIKLNATNYISDKTKAAFEFAFKPEPVVQLASTPLDQVASDAATVVSDSPAQPLVASSNDEIAITPVSVMEESVSLGEIYHQSDYQLIISKDETNTMNNSTHNTVAYLFQQFYQHQKEMLQVHEQYVKTQSQSFQAFLQLLQQQEVLIPQGSTSAIAEQTVVVPAPVVELPQTPVASVVELPKTPVAPVVESPKVTPAPVAEPVHISHIANYLEPRYSAPTPQPTLVVTETASPAASESYISRALMEVVSDKTGYPTEMLELEMDLEADLGVDSIKRVEIMGTLHESFPQLPKLSPEELAEKRTLAQIVQYLAGQIMVAEKK